In a genomic window of Agarivorans albus:
- a CDS encoding DMT family transporter — protein MSYEWLALLAAALWACTSLISVTPSRVMGAFAYSRWRMGLVSLMLLGATLYNNQWQMISLSQAGLFALSGFIGVFVGDTALFACMNRLGPRRASLLFACHAAFSAFLGVWLFNEDLLGWPLLGAACLFLGVILAVSFGRRSEQHSWEKITGSVSIAVALGLTAALCQSLGTVMLKPLMSAPEYSAIDPVAGSALRMLSAFSAHCLLWLSGYKLARTLKPINSKLFVMIAANGFLAMAVGMTLMLFALRYGDVSVVALLSSTSPVLVLPLLWIVTKQAPTRSAWLSAGLCVLGSALLIFG, from the coding sequence TTGAGTTATGAATGGTTAGCTTTGCTGGCAGCTGCGCTATGGGCGTGCACCAGCTTAATCTCGGTAACCCCTAGCCGAGTGATGGGCGCTTTTGCCTATAGCCGCTGGCGCATGGGCTTAGTGAGCCTAATGCTGCTTGGTGCCACTTTATACAATAACCAATGGCAAATGATTAGCCTGTCGCAAGCGGGATTGTTTGCTTTGTCAGGCTTTATTGGCGTATTTGTTGGCGACACCGCCTTGTTTGCCTGTATGAACCGCCTAGGACCACGCCGCGCCAGCTTGTTATTTGCCTGTCACGCCGCTTTCTCTGCCTTTTTAGGAGTATGGCTATTTAATGAAGATTTGCTTGGTTGGCCGCTATTAGGCGCTGCTTGTTTGTTCTTAGGCGTAATATTAGCTGTTAGTTTTGGTCGCCGAAGTGAACAGCACAGCTGGGAAAAAATTACCGGCTCAGTCAGCATAGCAGTTGCTTTGGGGTTAACGGCGGCGCTCTGCCAAAGCCTAGGTACAGTAATGTTAAAACCGCTGATGAGCGCCCCAGAATACAGCGCTATTGACCCAGTAGCGGGCTCAGCATTACGAATGCTAAGTGCCTTCTCAGCCCACTGTTTGCTATGGCTAAGCGGTTACAAGCTTGCGCGCACACTTAAGCCGATTAACTCAAAGCTATTTGTTATGATCGCTGCCAATGGCTTTTTAGCCATGGCAGTAGGCATGACATTGATGCTGTTTGCCCTGCGATATGGCGATGTATCAGTGGTTGCCCTGTTATCATCAACTTCACCGGTGTTGGTGCTGCCGCTGTTATGGATAGTAACCAAACAAGCGCCTACTCGCTCGGCCTGGCTTAGCGCCGGTTTATGTGTACTAGGCAGCGCCTTGCTAATATTTGGCTAG